GATACACGGTGGCGAAGCCGCGTTCGAGGCCCATGGCGTCGGCGCCCTCCGGCGAAACGTCGGCGGCCGCAGAACCCGACCCGCGAGAAGCCACGATCGTTCCGTCGCCAGACGTCACCGCGATGGCTCCGTCGGCGCCGGCAGGAAGCGTGGACAGCGAGACGCGCAAGGGAGCGAGGGCGAGATCCGCCGAGACCACGGCCCCGACCGTGCCTTCAGGGTCGCGCAGCGCTAGCGACGCCCGCACCACGTCGGCGTCGGAGACGGGGTCGAAGACGGGGCCCGTCCACGCCAACTGCGCCGATGTGACGGCGGCCAGGTAGGTCTCCGTGCGCGTCGGGCCGAAGGTGAGGAGAGATGCCCCCGAGGAGATGATCTTGTGGTTCTCGTCGTACACGGACGTGGTCCGCGTCGCCACCGTGCCGTCGCCGTAGGTCACGACGTAGCTCACATACTCGCCGTACCGGCCCTCCGACCGCCTCAACTCGACGAAGTTGCCGTTGGCGTACGTCACCGACAGTGCGTCGGCAGCGACGATGTTGTCGAGTTCGGCGCTCAACATCGCGAGCAGTTCCTCGGTGTCTGGCTGGGAGACGCGCACATAGCGCGCCGTGTCCCCGACCGCATGGCCGACGCTCCTCATGGCGTTGACGACGCGCTCCTGGGAGATGTCCGCCAGATACTCGATCGAGTCGCGTGCCGCATGGCTCGCTCCCCGATCTGCCGCGGCGCTACCCGCAATGAGCAGCACAAACTGGCCGACGACGAGCGCGACAACAAGCCCTGCCACTGTTGCGAGTCGCGTGGCGGGCTGAGATAGCCTGCGCTTCCACGCCGCCCTGCGCATGCCCCCCATTGTGGGGGGTCCTGGGTGAGTTTTCCACGGAATGTGACAAGGTCCACGGGCTTACGCTCCGCGTCGAGACCCCCACGCCGACGCGTACAAACACACCGCTGCGGCCGTGCCGAGGTTGAGGCTTTCAGCCAGCCCAAAGATGGGGATTCTCACCACGTGATCTGCCAGGGACAACTCGTCGGCGCTGAGCCCCCACGCCTCGTTACCGAACACCCACGCTGTCGGTCCGCCAAGGTCGGGCGCGCCGGGCGAACCCAACTCGCTCTCACCAGAGACATCGGCGGCCAAGACGGCCAAGCCTGCCTCACGCGTCAGGCTGATGGCTGCGGCGAGGGACTCGGCCCGCACCACGGGAAGGTGGAAGAGGCTGCCTGCAGTGGCCCTCACCACCTTGGGGTTGGTCGGGTCGACGCTGTCGCCGGCAAGCACGACGGCGTCGGCGCCTGCCGCGTCGGCAACCCGAATGGCGGCACCGGCATTGCCTGGATCGCGCACTTGGGACAAGATCGCGACGAGCCGCGCAGTGGCGGGGAATTCGGCCAGCACGACGCTCGACGAGGCCACGGCGACAATGCCCTGGGCGTCGGGCGACAAGGCGTGCGCGACGTCGGAGGTGACAGGGTGCACGTAGAGGCCAGCGTCGAGGGCGGCGTCGGCGATCGCCGCGAGCGGTCCGCGAGTGGCGAGCGCGTCCTCAAGGACGTACACGTCCCTCACGTGTGCGGCACGGTGCGCCACGAGTTCGCGCACCGCCTGGGGCCCCTCCACGAGCACCTGGCCTGCACGCCGGCGTGCAGAACGCCCCGCCAGGGCTGCCACCTGCTTGACACGATCGGCCCGCGGATTCGCGAGTGTCGCTGAGAGGAGGCGCCCGACGGGGCGTTCTGTCATGCCTGGTATCGCCTTACGCTGCGGGAGCGTTGACGTCGGCCGGCAGCGCCTTCTTGGCGATGTCGACCAGCTGCGCGAACGCAGCCTCGTCGCTCACGGCGAGCTCGGCGAGCATGCGACGGTCAACCTCAACCTCAGCGGCCTTGAGGCCCTGGATCAGACGGTTGTACGTCATGCCGTTCGCGCGGGCCGCAGCGTTGATGCGCTGGATCCACAGCTTGCGGAACTCGCCCTTGCGGGCACGACGGTCCCGGTACGAGTACATGAGCGAGTGGGTGACCTGCTCCTTTGCCTTGCGGTAAAGGCGTGAGCGCTGGCCCCGGTAACCGGATGCGCGCTCGAGGGTAGTGCGGCGCTTCTTCTGGGCGTTAACAGCCCGCTTGACGCGTGCCATGGGGTACTCCTTGGTGTCTTAGGGGGCTACTTGCCCAGCAGCTTCTTGATCTTCTTGGCGTCGGCGCCCGGCAGGATGCCGTCGAGCGAGACGCGACGCTTGCGCGCTGACGTCTTCTCTTCAAACTTGTGCACGTTCATTGCCGAAGCGTGCTTCACCTTGCCGGTGCCGGTCAGCTTGAATCGCTTCTTGGCACCCGAGTGGGTCTTGTTCTTGGGCACGTTTGCCCTCCTTCACTTGAGCGTCTGGCCGCGCTGGTGAGCGCGACACACATTCCCCGGGCACGGTGACCCGGACATCTGATGCGAGGTTTACGCCTCGGCTGGAGCCTCTTTGCTAGCGGGCGCCTTTGGCTTTGCTGGTGCCTTGGCCTTCGCAGGAGCCTTCGGCTTTGCTGGGGCCTTCGCCTTCGCGGGGGCTTCGGCTGCTGCCGGTGCTTCCGCTTCTGCGTCTGCCGCAGCCGGTGCTTCAGCCTCGGTCGCAGCGTCGGTCTGAACCTCTGCCTCGGTCACGGCCTCCGACTCCTTTGCGGGAGCCTCGGCCTTGGCGGGAGCCTTAACCTCCGCGGGAGCGTCGGCTTCCTTCACCGACTCGCGCTCCGCACGCTCGGCGTCGTCAGCCTTCTTCTTGGCCTCGCGTGCCTTGCGCTGCTCTTCCTTGGCTTCCGCCTTCTTCTTCAGCGGACCAAGCACGAGCGACATGTTGCGTCCCTCTTGGCTAGGAAGGTTCTCGACCACAGCGAATTCCGCGACCTCGTCTGCCAGCTTCAGCAGGAGGCGCCTACCCATCTCGGGACGGGACTGCTCGCGACCACGGAACATGATGGTGACCTTGACCTTGTCGCCGCCCTTGAGGAAGCGAACAACGTGGCCCTTCTTGGTCTCGTAGTCATGCTCGTCGATTTTGAGACGGAACCGCATCTCTTTGATCTCGGTGTTGGCTTGGTTACGACGCGCCTCGCGCGCCTTCACCGCCGCTTCATACTTGAACTTGCCGTAGTCCATAAGCTTCACGACGGGCGGACGCGAATTAGGAGCCACCTCGACCAGGTCGAGGTCTGACTCCTGAGCAAGCCGCATGGCATCCTCAATCCTGACGATGCCTACCTGCTCGCCCTGGGGGCCTACCAGTCGGACCTCGGGGACTCGGATGCGTTCGTTGATGCGGGGCTCGTTGATAATCGCTCCTTCGTTGACGTCAATGGGTTTCTGGCAAAGAAAAAGGCCCCTGCCAGAACGCGAGCAGGGGCCACCAAGGACGAGACAAACGCGAGCGCTCATCTAGACCAAACCCTGGCCCACTGCTGTGGCCCTGAGGGTGGGAGGTGACCTCCACTTGCGAGCCGTGGAACACCCACGGCCGGTCGACGTACAAGAATAGCACCATGACCTCCCCCACGCCCAGTCCTGATTCCTCGACCACCCCGCCCAGCGTCGGCGACCCCCTTGCCGCCGCTCGCGATATTGCCGACGTCTCGGCCGTGGAACTGATCACGACGGTGAGCGTCCACCTCATGTCTGCCGCCGCCGTGCGCTGTGGACTTGCAGAAGAAGGCGAAGAGTTTCAGGACCTGTCAGAGGCCCGCATGCTGATCAACGCGCTCGCCGCCTTGGTCACCGGAGCGGCGCCGGACCTAGGAAACACGCACGCGCGCGCCCTCAGAGACGGCCTAAGGAGCGTACAGTTAGCCTTTCGAGAGGCGTCCGCGGTGCCCGACGCACCTGGTGAGGGGCCCGGCGAGAAATATACCGGAGCAGTGACTAGATGAGCAGTACCCCGCCACGCAGCGCGAACAAGCCCGCGCGCACAGCAGCGAACGAGGAGACCACCGTCCTCACGCCTGTCACTGACGGCACCGCGCCCATCGATCGGATCCCCGTCAGGCGCCAGCGCCTGTGGATCGCCGTCACATCGCTCCTGGTCATTCTGCTGGGTGTTGCCGGCTACCTCATCTACCACCTGTCCGACGTGGCCAACCAGTGGGAAACCCAGGTCGAAGACATCAAGGCCCAGAACTACGACCTCGGCCAACGCCTCGCCGACGAACAAACCCAGGTGATCGAGCTCCAAGGCCAGGTGGACACCGTCTCCGAGCAGCTTCGCACCGTGCAGCAACGCATCCTCGAGCTCGCCGACGACGTTGCCCAGCGGGACGACAACGCCGAGTTCTACGCACGCCAGATCACCGACCTGACCGGAGTCCTCACCACAGCGTCGGCCGTTGCCAACTCGCTCAACAAGTGCGTCGAGTACAAGGAACAGCTGATCGGCTACCTCAAAGAGCCCGACAACTACGACCCAGCAGAGGTCGAGGCATTCGAGACGGGCGTGGACAAGGTGTGCACGGCGGCCACCTCGGCGAACGTGGACTTGCAAAC
The Demequina sp. TMPB413 DNA segment above includes these coding regions:
- the rpmI gene encoding 50S ribosomal protein L35, whose amino-acid sequence is MPKNKTHSGAKKRFKLTGTGKVKHASAMNVHKFEEKTSARKRRVSLDGILPGADAKKIKKLLGK
- a CDS encoding diguanylate cyclase domain-containing protein → MRRAAWKRRLSQPATRLATVAGLVVALVVGQFVLLIAGSAAADRGASHAARDSIEYLADISQERVVNAMRSVGHAVGDTARYVRVSQPDTEELLAMLSAELDNIVAADALSVTYANGNFVELRRSEGRYGEYVSYVVTYGDGTVATRTTSVYDENHKIISSGASLLTFGPTRTETYLAAVTSAQLAWTGPVFDPVSDADVVRASLALRDPEGTVGAVVSADLALAPLRVSLSTLPAGADGAIAVTSGDGTIVASRGSGSAAADVSPEGADAMGLERGFATVYRDMSEYGVDWVVEVRASAEGLNEGYGRLRDTLDGVMGGLMILTVALGYLLARLWSPMIAMRNGAERDALTGLYNRRHVDAAAESMLRFADRTESGAAFVMLDLDDFKSVNDDLGHGEGDRALQTVGARVLQEIRAGDLAARWGGDEFLLVLLLAQDDEAEQMVERIRTAVSEALADVFPGRPDLGVTAGYATTDMVGDDVGVLIASADRALVRGKAVAKGYTYALTTSPI
- the rplT gene encoding 50S ribosomal protein L20 produces the protein MARVKRAVNAQKKRRTTLERASGYRGQRSRLYRKAKEQVTHSLMYSYRDRRARKGEFRKLWIQRINAAARANGMTYNRLIQGLKAAEVEVDRRMLAELAVSDEAAFAQLVDIAKKALPADVNAPAA
- a CDS encoding DUF1844 domain-containing protein, translating into MTSPTPSPDSSTTPPSVGDPLAAARDIADVSAVELITTVSVHLMSAAAVRCGLAEEGEEFQDLSEARMLINALAALVTGAAPDLGNTHARALRDGLRSVQLAFREASAVPDAPGEGPGEKYTGAVTR
- the infC gene encoding translation initiation factor IF-3, whose amino-acid sequence is MSARVCLVLGGPCSRSGRGLFLCQKPIDVNEGAIINEPRINERIRVPEVRLVGPQGEQVGIVRIEDAMRLAQESDLDLVEVAPNSRPPVVKLMDYGKFKYEAAVKAREARRNQANTEIKEMRFRLKIDEHDYETKKGHVVRFLKGGDKVKVTIMFRGREQSRPEMGRRLLLKLADEVAEFAVVENLPSQEGRNMSLVLGPLKKKAEAKEEQRKAREAKKKADDAERAERESVKEADAPAEVKAPAKAEAPAKESEAVTEAEVQTDAATEAEAPAAADAEAEAPAAAEAPAKAKAPAKPKAPAKAKAPAKPKAPASKEAPAEA
- a CDS encoding RNA methyltransferase, with the translated sequence MTERPVGRLLSATLANPRADRVKQVAALAGRSARRRAGQVLVEGPQAVRELVAHRAAHVRDVYVLEDALATRGPLAAIADAALDAGLYVHPVTSDVAHALSPDAQGIVAVASSSVVLAEFPATARLVAILSQVRDPGNAGAAIRVADAAGADAVVLAGDSVDPTNPKVVRATAGSLFHLPVVRAESLAAAISLTREAGLAVLAADVSGESELGSPGAPDLGGPTAWVFGNEAWGLSADELSLADHVVRIPIFGLAESLNLGTAAAVCLYASAWGSRRGA